A stretch of DNA from Synergistaceae bacterium:
GAAATTTAAGCTATTAGCCTCGATAAAGTCTATTGCCTCAATTCCGCCTGCCTTGTAATAATCAGGATGATTTATTTGGACTGATGATTTACTTTCATTAATACTTGGAGGTAGTGGAGGGGAGGAGGTGGAGTTTCAGGCTTTCTTTGTTCCCATCTGGAGTATTTACCAATCATTATTATTCCCCCCTATTAACCGCACGCACTCCACGCACAATAACTACATTTAACACAGCCTGACTCATGAATCAGAGTCTTACTTCCGCAATTAGGGCATGTATCACCGTGAATATCAGGTTCAGGCAGTAAACAAATCTCTGTATTTCTAGACTTATAATCCGGCGGTCTCATTTTAGGAAATCTTTTATAAGTCATTTCTAAGCGTTCTTCATGTGTCATGATTTATCGTCCTCACTCAGCTCAAAACGTGCAACATATTGCGGAATCGTTACTGTATCAAGCCATTCACTGGCACGTCTAACAAAATATTCGTTAATTTCATTATGATAAACAATAACAACAAAGCCTAAATCAATATCTGTTGCTATATTATCAACTGTATAAATTCCGCCTTTATAGTGTCGATATTTGCCGCCTATTTTTAT
This window harbors:
- a CDS encoding DUF1653 domain-containing protein, which produces MTLYEARQLIKIGGKYRHYKGGIYTVDNIATDIDLGFVVIVYHNEINEYFVRRASEWLDTVTIPQYVARFELSEDDKS